A window from Kluyveromyces lactis strain NRRL Y-1140 chromosome E complete sequence encodes these proteins:
- a CDS encoding 60S ribosomal protein eL8 (highly similar to uniprot|P29453 Saccharomyces cerevisiae RPL8B and to YHL033C uniprot|P17076 Saccharomyces cerevisiae RPL8A Ribosomal protein L4 of the large (60S) ribosomal subunit), whose translation MAPSKKVAPAPLASKAASAKKSNPLTKSSPRNFGIGQAIQPKRNLSRYVKWPEYVRLQRQKKILSIRLKVPPSIAQFQNTLDRNTAAETFKLLKKYSPETAAEKKERLTKEAAAIAEGKTKQEASPKPYVVKYGLNHVVSLIENKKAKLVLIANDVDPIELVIFLPALCKKMGVPYAIVKGKARLGTLVNQKTSAVAALTEVREEDEAALAKLVSTINANYLEKYEDSKKHWGGGIMGQKAQKKIEKRAKAAESA comes from the coding sequence ATGGCTCCATCCAAGAAGGTCGCTCCAGCTCCATTAGCATCCAAGGCTGCTTCTGCCAAGAAGTCTAACCCATTGACCAAGTCTTCTCCAAGAAACTTCGGTATTGGCCAAGCCATTCAACCAAAGAGAAACTTGTCTAGATACGTGAAATGGCCAGAATACGTCAGATTgcaaagacaaaagaagatcttgAGCATCAGATTAAAGGTTCCTCCATCCATTGCTCAATTCCAAAACACTTTGGACAGAAACACTGCTGCTGAAACCTTcaagttgttgaagaagtacAGCCCAGAAACTGCCGctgaaaaaaaggaaagatTGACCAAGGAAGCTGCTGCCATTGCTGAAGGTAAGACTAAGCAAGAAGCTTCTCCAAAGCCATACGTTGTTAAGTACGGTTTGAACCACGTTGTCTCTTTGattgaaaacaagaagGCTAAGTTGGTTTTGATCGCTAACGATGTTGACCCAATTGAATTGGTCATCTTCTTGCCAGCTTTGTGTAAGAAGATGGGCGTTCCATACGCTATTGTCAAGGGTAAGGCAAGATTGGGTACTTTGGTTAACCAAAAGACTTCTGCCGTCGCTGCTCTAACTGAAGttagagaagaagatgaagctGCTTTGGCTAAATTGGTTTCCACCATTAACGCCAACTACTTGGAGAAGTACGAAGACTCTAAGAAGCACTGGGGTGGTGGTATCATGGGCCAAAAAgctcaaaagaagatcGAAAAGAGAGCCAAGGCTGCTGAATCTGCTTAA
- the GUT1 gene encoding glycerol kinase (similar to uniprot|P32190 Saccharomyces cerevisiae YHL032C GUT1 Glycerol kinase converts glycerol to glycerol-3-phosphate glucose repression of expression is mediated by Adr1p and Ino2p-Ino4p derepression of expression on non-fermentable carbon sources is mediated by Opi1p and Rsf1p) yields MTEKELVIKSDTEKEVVPLVAAIDVGTTSSRVILFNRLGQEISKHQIEYSTSASHSAYSASGERRLEENKTNGSSNEQTIFSAEGIAIEATEYLEIEDLEKDVEPTLRFPKPGWVECKPMNILENVVQCFAANLITMDRVNGDRVSNGLPPYRIKCIGIANMRETTLVWSKKTGKPLIDYGIVWNDVRTTEIVQKKKDETPEEYQEHLRELTGLPLFSTYFSCSKLRWLLDNIPEVTKAYEENDLVFGTVDTWLIANLTHNNVLVTDVTNACRTGFMNLNTKDYDDELLDYWNIDKAKIHLPKIVSSSEYYGNFVVPECTKKSLTSTAWDLLSAFSQRVPPVPIQGCLGDQSASLVGQLAFKPGSAKCTYGTGCFLLYNTGTTKLISKHGALTTFAYWFPQLENEENDYGKPHYALEGSVAVAGAVVQWLRDNLRLIPRAEDVGPLASAVPNSGGVVFVPAFSGLFAPYWDPDARATIMGMSQYTTASHIARAAVEGVCFQARAILKAMSSDAFGSEDKDFLEEVVDETYEKTLLSTLAVDGGMSRSDEVMQIQADILGPCVKVRRSPTSECTALGAAIAAAMAFKTDEERILWKNLKDVKKWVFYGGVEKGEKAPPSTTNDTDLKVFISKSSDKSRRKGWKMWETAIEKSKGWMNEIQLS; encoded by the coding sequence ATGACTGAGAAAGAGTTAGTTATTAAGTCCGATACAGAAAAAGAGGTGGTTCCGTTAGTTGCTGCTATTGATGTCGGTACCACATCTTCACGtgtgattcttttcaacagaTTGGGACAAGAAATTTCCAAGCATCAGATCGAGTACAGTACTAGTGCTTCTCATTCCGCATATTCTGCAAGCGGTGAACGAAGATTGGAAGAGAATAAGACCAATGGTTCCAGTAACGAACAAACCATCTTCAGCGCGGAAGGTATTGCTATTGAGGCCACGGAGTATCTTGAGATCGAGGATCTAGAAAAAGATGTAGAACCTACGTTAAGGTTCCCAAAACCGGGATGGGTCGAATGTAAACCAATGAACATTTTGGAAAACGTGGTTCAATGTTTCGCAGCAAACTTGATTACAATGGATCGCGTAAACGGCGATAGAGTCTCTAATGGTCTACCGCCTTATCGCATCAAGTGCATAGGTATTGCTAACATGAGAGAAACAACTTTAGTATGGTCAAAGAAGACCGGGAAACCTTTAATCGATTACGGTATTGTATGGAACGATGTTAGAACCACAGAGATagttcaaaagaaaaaagatgagACACCAGAAGAGTACCAAGAACATTTAAGGGAATTAACTGGATTACCATTGTTCTCTACATATTTCTCCTGTTCCAAACTTCGCTGGTTATTAGATAATATCCCTGAAGTTACCAAAGCTTACGAAGAAAATGATTTGGTCTTCGGCACTGTCGACACCTGGTTGATTGCCAATTTGACCCACAACAATGTTTTAGTTACCGATGTCACTAATGCTTGCAGGACAGGGTTCATGAATTTAAATACTAAGGATTACGACGATGAATTGCTCGATTATTGGAACATCGACAAGGCAAAGATTCATTTGCCAAAGATTGTTTCAAGTTCTGAGTACTACGGTAATTTTGTAGTTCCAGAATGTAccaagaaatctttgacGTCCACAGCATGGGATCTTCTATCAGCATTTTCGCAAAGAGTTCCTCCAGTGCCAATACAAGGTTGTCTTGGTGACCAAAGCGCATCTTTGGTGGGTCAGCTTGCATTCAAACCAGGCTCTGCCAAATGTACTTACGGTACAGGTTGTTTCCTTTTGTATAACACAGGAACTACtaaattgatatcaaagCACGGTGCGCTAACAACATTTGCATACTGGTTCCCACAGTtagaaaatgaagaaaacgatTATGGTAAACCACATTATGCCTTAGAAGGTTCAGTTGCTGTTGCTGGTGCCGTAGTTCAGTGGCTAAGAGACAACTTAAGATTGATTCCAAGAGCTGAAGATGTTGGACCTCTAGCATCAGCTGTACCAAATTCCGGTGGTGTTGTGTTTGTACCGGCTTTCAGTGGTTTATTTGCGCCATACTGGGATCCTGATGCTCGTGCAACTATTATGGGAATGTCACAATACACAACAGCTTCTCACATCGCTCGAGCTGCTGTCGAGGGTGTCTGCTTCCAAGCGAGGGCTATTTTAAAAGCCATGAGTTCTGATGCTTTCGGCTCAGAAGATAAGGACTTTTTAGAAGAAgttgttgatgaaactTACGAGAAAACTTTACTTTCGACTTTAGCTGTTGACGGTGGTATGTCTAGATCAGATGAAGTGATGCAAATTCAAGCTGATATCCTAGGCCCCTGTGTCAAGGTAAGAAGATCTCCAACTTCAGAATGTACTGCTTTAGGTGCTGCAATTGCCGCTGCTATGGCTTTCAAAACAGATGAAGAACGTATTTTATGGAAGAATCTAAAGGACGTCAAAAAATGGGTATTCTATGGAGGGGTAGAGAAAGGCGAGAAAGCTCCCCCAAGTACCACCAATGACACGGATCTGAAGGTCTTTATAAGCAAGTCTTCGGACAAAAGtagaagaaaaggttggAAGATGTGGGAGACTGCAATTGAGAAATCTAAAGGATGGATGAATGAAATTCAATTGTCATAA
- the FPS1 gene encoding Fps1p (weakly similar to uniprot|P23900 Saccharomyces cerevisiae YLL043W FPS1 Plasma membrane glycerol channel member of the major intrinsic protein (MIP) family of channel proteins involved in efflux of glycerol and in uptake of the trivalent metalloids arsenite and antimonite), which translates to MSQTAQYEPVKDAGISNGDWQNDDFANVNHRYPTGSVDGNESRISGEGGYDDDNDSADDGATVPVTAYVQQYLDEGSYFPVQEVVPNTSLNMNNYRRIRSNTVTSNVMPPRPTEGPGSVMSRSTTGPNQNSQTAADPNDPSNVNGAVTMMVKPKTLYQNPQTPTVLPSTYYPINKWSSFKYQHMKEFFGEFLGTMIMMMFGTAVNCQRKLSQQNQINKFNQIIQLNNMESDQIAMLQYLATPDVAGNFATVAFGWAAAVVMGYFAAGGSAISGAHLNPAITVSNFVYRGFPWRKLGVYFMGQYLGSYIGTLLILWYYREVIEHVYPNWHLEESVLAMFSVVPLDYLSTSRQIIAEFLIGAMLQCGIFSLTDPYTCLSTDLFPMMLFILMFILNAAGAYQTGAVLNPARDMGPRLALLTIGMDKDVIFNTHHHFFWVPMVVPFVGSFTGGLVYDFCIYQGHESPLNLPLSAYTDWFRRHWELLKVKTSSGFVGSDLETIGTNNTTSNVESHRSQTSENKQVHFKSVLRNSKTRNPSTGIPTIFESEETTYSRPNFIQKHSDRSA; encoded by the coding sequence ATGTCACAGACGGCCCAATATGAGCCTGTCAAAGACGCTGGAATATCCAATGGTGACTGGCAGAACGATGACTTTGCAAATGTGAATCATCGTTATCCGACAGGTAGCGTTGACGGGAATGAAAGTAGAATCTCAGGCGAAGGCGGTTATGACGATGATAACGATAGTGCAGATGATGGGGCTACGGTTCCTGTTACTGCCTACGTGCAACAATATCTGGACGAAGGTTCTTATTTTCCTGTGCAAGAGGTGGTACCGAATACGTCACTAAATATGAATAACTATAGGAGGATAAGAAGTAACACCGTAACTTCTAACGTCATGCCACCTAGGCCTACAGAAGGTCCGGGATCCGTGATGTCTAGATCGACGACGGGACCTAATCAAAACAGTCAAACTGCAGCAGATCCAAATGATCCGAGCAACGTGAATGGTGCCGTGACTATGATGGTGAAACCAAAGACTTTATATCAAAACCCTCAAACACCCACAGTTTTACCTTCGACATATTATCCGATCAATAAGTGGTCATCGTTTAAGTACCAACACATGAAGGAATTTTTCGGTGAGTTTTTAGGTACCATGATTATGATGATGTTTGGTACTGCTGTTAACTGTCAAAGGAAACTTTCacaacaaaatcaaattaACAAATTTAATCAAATTATTCAGTTGAATAACATGGAGTCTGATCAAATAGCTATGCTGCAATATCTTGCAACTCCAGATGTTGCAGGTAATTTCGCAACTGTTGCCTTTGGTTGGGCTGCGGCTGTGGTAATGGGTTATTTTGCAGCAGGTGGTAGTGCAATTTCGGGTGCACATCTGAATCCAGCAATTACGGTGTCAAATTTTGTTTATAGAGGATTCCCTTGGAGAAAATTAGGTGTTTATTTTATGGGACAATACCTGGGCTCGTATATTGGAACCTTATTAATTTTGTGGTACTATCGAGAGGTTATTGAACATGTATATCCAAACTGGCATTTGGAGGAAAGTGTATTGGCAATGTTCAGTGTCGTGCCATTGGATTATCTCTCTACATCAAGACAAATAATTGCAGAATTTCTAATAGGGGCCATGCTGCAGTGTGGAATTTTCTCGTTAACAGATCCTTATACATGTTTGTCCACGGACCTTTTTCCTATGATGCTTTTCATTCTTATGTTTATTCTCAATGCAGCAGGCGCATACCAGACAGGTGCTGTTTTGAATCCTGCGAGAGATATGGGACCTAGGCTAGCTCTCTTAACAATCGGGATGGACAAAGATGTGATTTTTAACACGCATCACCATTTCTTCTGGGTTCCAATGGTCGTTCCATTCGTGGGAAGTTTCACTGGTGGTTTAGTATATGATTTTTGCATATATCAAGGGCACGAATCACCTCTAAACTTACCACTTTCAGCTTATACCGATTGGTTTAGAAGACATTGGGAACTCCTAAAGGTGAAAACATCATCTGGGTTCGTTGGTTCTGATTTAGAAACCATCGGTACTAATAACACAACCTCAAACGTAGAAAGCCACAGATCTCAGACGTCTGAGAACAAACAAGTCCATTTCAAGAGCGTATTGAGGAATTCAAAGACAAGAAATCCTAGCACAGGTATTCCTACAATCTTCGAATCAGAAGAAACAACCTACTCCCGACCAaatttcatccaaaagCATAGTGACAGAAGCGCATGA
- the GOS1 gene encoding Gos1p (similar to uniprot|P38736 Saccharomyces cerevisiae YHL031C GOS1 v-SNARE protein involved in Golgi transport homolog of the mammalian protein GOS-28/GS28), producing the protein MSASFVTVRSKAISLESQTDSLLTKYSSFAQTTSSEPSGQETQLQEKLEKILNQRQETVESLQRIADSESNISTSKLSQLQRHRETLQDNWQTFRDIRSSIQQERNRLNLLFSVKKDLQNSASDNQNEYIQDEARRVENSHTVVDSLIDQAYETREQFMSQRVFLQRSSDRILQTLQHIPLINNVISKINTRRKKNAVILASLISICILVLFFTA; encoded by the coding sequence ATGTCAGCTTCATTTGTAACGGTCAGATCTAAGGCAATTTCTTTAGAATCACAAACGGATTCTCTGTTGACtaaatattcttcttttgctcAAACAACAAGTTCTGAACCGTCAGGACAAGAAACGCAATTGCAGGAGAAACTAGAGAAGATTCTCAACCAGAGACAGGAGACAGTGGAATCTTTACAAAGAATTGCAGACAGTGAAAGTAATATATCCACGTCCAAGCTATCACAGCTACAGCGCCATAGGGAAACATTACAAGACAATTGGCAAACGTTCCGTGACATTCGCTCCTCCATACAACAAGAACGCAATCGCCTTAACCTCTTGTTTTCAgtgaagaaagatttacAAAATAGTGCTAGTGATAATCAAAATGAATATATTCAAGATGAGGCTCGGAGAGTCGAAAATTCTCACACAGTGGTggattctttgatagaCCAGGCTTATGAAACCAGAGAGCAGTTCATGTCACAACGAGTGTTTTTACAAAGGTCTAGTGACAGAATCTTACAGACTTTGCAACACATTCCTTTGATTAATAATGTGATATCAAAGATAAACActagaagaaagaagaatgcTGTAATATTGGCATCCTTAATATCAATTTGTATCTTAGTACTATTTTTTACAGCATAA
- the ATG10 gene encoding E2-like conjugating enzyme (weakly similar to uniprot|Q07879 Saccharomyces cerevisiae YLL042C ATG10 Enzyme that mediates formation of the Atg12p-Atg5p conjugate, which is a critical step in autophagy) has translation MLSLQQYNKQLPEIAKLVSRWDKASRVQLIKEISDHILVVNMRQKQFLTIELQINYDKVYQVPSIRFRLWEHALDDEDVSSSKLLFLSDVELRSIIALNSFSVSLSSDPTTKEVWYHVNNCDTDANVGTEPERYLLRWISLYLQIFDPTLNIMLI, from the coding sequence ATGTTATCATTGCAACAATACAATAAACAATTACCTGAAATAGCCAAACTTGTATCAAGATGGGACAAGGCCAGCCGGGTTCAACTCATTAAAGAAATCTCGGATCACATTCTTGTCGTGAACATGCGACAAAAGCAGTTTCTTACAATCGAACTGCAAATTAACTACGATAAAGTATATCAGGTACCTTCCATAAGGTTCCGGTTATGGGAACATGctttggatgatgaagatgtgTCCTCGAGTAAgcttttatttttatctGATGTCGAACTACGGTCTATAATCGCCCTAAATTCCTTTTCAGTGTCACTTTCATCAGATCCCACCACTAAAGAAGTTTGGTATCATGTCAATAACTGCGATACAGATGCAAATGTGGGCACAGAGCCTGaaagatatcttcttcgttgGATATCTCTATATTTGCAGATCTTTGATCCTACATTAAATATCATGCTTATATAA
- the SDH2 gene encoding succinate dehydrogenase iron-sulfur protein subunit SDH2 (highly similar to uniprot|P21801 Saccharomyces cerevisiae YLL041C SDH2 Iron-sulfur protein subunit of succinate dehydrogenase (Sdh1p Sdh2p Sdh3p Sdh4p) which couples the oxidation of succinate to the transfer of electrons to ubiquinone), translated as MFNAIIKRGLATEAKAVAPRLKTFKIYRWSPDRPAEKPRLQEYQVDLNQCGPMVLDALIKIKNEQDATLTFRRSCREGICGSCAMNIGGRNTLACLCRIDQNENKQTKIYPLPHMYIVRDLVPDLTHFYKQYKSIQPYLQRSEVPADGKENLQSIADRKKLDGLYECILCACCSTSCPSYWWNQEQYLGPAVLMQAYRWLVDSRDEAAGIRKQMLQNSMSLYRCHTIMNCTRTCPKGLNPGRAIAEIKKALAVD; from the coding sequence GAGAGGTTTGGCTACTGAAGCCAAGGCTGTTGCTCCAAGGCTAAAGACTTTCAAGATCTACAGGTGGAGTCCAGATAGACCTGCTGAAAAGCCACGTTTGCAGGAGTACCAAGTCGATTTGAACCAATGTGGTCCTATGGTTTTGGACGCTTTGATTAAGATTAAAAACGAACAAGATGCTACTTTGACCTTCAGAAGATCCTGTAGAGAAGGTATTTGTGGTTCTTGTGCTATGAATATTGGTGGTAGGAACACTTTGGCCTGTTTGTGCAGAATCGAccaaaatgaaaataaacaaaCAAAGATCTACCCACTTCCTCACATGTATATTGTCAGAGATTTGGTTCCGGATTTGACTCATTTCTACAAACAATATAAGTCTATTCAGCCATACTTGCAAAGATCCGAGGTACCTGCAGACGGTAAGGAAAATTTGCAAAGTATTGCTGACCGTAAGAAATTGGATGGTTTATATGAATGTATTCTATGTGCTTGTTGTTCTACATCTTGTCCATCTTACTGGTGGAACCAAGAACAATATTTAGGTCCTGCTGTTTTAATGCAAGCATACCGTTGGTTGGTGGATTCAAGAGACGAAGCTGCTGGTATCAGAAAGCAAATGCTACAAAACTCCATGTCTTTGTACAGATGCCACACAATTATGAACTGTACTAGAACTTGTCCAAAGGGTTTGAATCCAGGTAGAGCTATCGCAGAAATAAAGAAGGCCTTGGCCGTCGATTAG